A window of Candidatus Aquicultor sp. contains these coding sequences:
- the murI gene encoding glutamate racemase: MDNRPIGVFDSGLGGLTVVKEIMRQLPNEEIVYFGDTARFPYGPRSTIELRGFVFEIIDFLLSQNVKFVVVACNSASAAALDAAQQYYDIPVIGVIEPGARAAVHATHSRRVGVIGTQATISSGSYVAAIKSMDAGVHVHPVACPDLADFVERDETSGEVVETAIRRYLGPLVKAGIDSLILGCTHYPLLAETIASVAGENIKLISSAQETARELQEYLTRKDSLRETATSPCPRFYSSGDEDIFKQLGARFLGQAITAVEQVRLPVREGVSSVEAK; this comes from the coding sequence GTGGATAACAGGCCAATAGGTGTATTCGATTCAGGCCTTGGCGGGCTAACTGTTGTAAAAGAGATTATGAGGCAGCTTCCCAATGAGGAAATTGTGTATTTTGGCGACACAGCGCGCTTTCCATATGGGCCGAGAAGCACCATTGAACTGCGAGGATTCGTTTTCGAAATTATCGACTTTCTGCTTTCGCAGAATGTAAAGTTCGTTGTCGTCGCGTGCAATAGCGCGTCGGCAGCCGCGCTTGACGCTGCTCAACAGTATTATGATATTCCAGTTATCGGGGTTATCGAGCCTGGGGCCAGAGCGGCGGTACATGCGACCCACAGCCGGCGGGTCGGCGTTATCGGTACGCAGGCTACAATCTCAAGCGGTTCGTATGTGGCTGCGATAAAATCAATGGATGCCGGTGTGCATGTGCACCCGGTGGCGTGCCCCGATCTTGCGGATTTCGTCGAACGAGACGAAACGAGCGGGGAGGTTGTCGAGACGGCCATCAGACGGTATTTGGGGCCGCTTGTTAAAGCAGGAATCGATAGCTTGATTCTTGGCTGCACGCATTATCCTTTGCTTGCGGAGACCATCGCGAGCGTTGCCGGCGAGAACATCAAGCTTATAAGCTCGGCGCAAGAGACAGCCCGCGAGCTTCAAGAATATCTCACCAGGAAGGATAGCTTGCGTGAGACCGCAACCTCACCGTGCCCACGTTTTTACTCCAGCGGTGATGAGGACATCTTTAAGCAGCTCGGTGCGCGGTTCCTCGGTCAAGCCATAACGGCCGTTGAGCAGGTTCGATTACCGGTTCGCGAGGGGGTTTCCAGCGTTGAAGCGAAATAG
- a CDS encoding QueT transporter family protein: protein MKRNSLAWLTRGAVIAALYVALTITPPLNALSYGQVQFRISEALNVLAFFEPAAIPGLFVGCVLANLGSPLGIYDVVFGSLLTLVSAFLIWKIKRPSLALLAPVIINAFGVALELNLVLHLPLLLSALFVGIGEAIIVYGLGYPLLLALIQRKALIRTDIFARKMGN from the coding sequence TTGAAGCGAAATAGCCTTGCCTGGCTAACCCGGGGTGCGGTTATTGCCGCACTCTACGTGGCGCTCACCATAACGCCACCGCTCAACGCGCTCAGCTACGGACAGGTGCAGTTTAGAATTTCTGAGGCTCTTAACGTGCTCGCGTTTTTTGAGCCGGCTGCGATTCCCGGGCTTTTTGTCGGCTGCGTGCTTGCGAATCTGGGCAGCCCGCTCGGTATCTACGATGTTGTTTTTGGCTCGCTACTCACGCTCGTTTCAGCGTTTTTAATTTGGAAGATTAAAAGGCCATCTCTCGCACTCCTGGCTCCCGTCATTATTAACGCGTTTGGGGTTGCACTTGAGCTCAACCTGGTGCTGCATTTGCCGCTCTTGTTGAGCGCGCTCTTCGTTGGCATCGGTGAAGCTATAATCGTTTATGGGTTGGGCTACCCGCTTTTGCTTGCGCTAATTCAAAGAAAAGCCCTGATTAGAACGGATATTTTCGCCCGCAAGATGGGAAACTAA